Proteins encoded by one window of Flavobacterium sp. N502540:
- a CDS encoding DUF2256 domain-containing protein, which yields MRKVKKENLPSKICPVCNRPFSWRRKWEKVWDEVKYCSDKCRIHK from the coding sequence ATGCGAAAAGTAAAAAAAGAAAACCTGCCAAGTAAAATCTGTCCGGTCTGCAATCGTCCTTTTTCATGGAGAAGGAAATGGGAAAAGGTCTGGGATGAAGTTAAATATTGCAGTGATAAATGCAGAATACACAAATAA
- a CDS encoding cryptochrome/deoxyribodipyrimidine photo-lyase family protein, with the protein MWFKRDLRSTDHEPLFMAQQENIPLLLLYFFEPSIMTRNDSNVRHWRFAYECLKEMQSKLKSIGAHIYYFHNEVQPVFEQFCRIYEVQTVFSHQEIGTKITFDRDIAMQSFFDIQSILWKQSQLHGVIRKLKSRQGWDERWEKVMRADPKMIDLNTFKFEDLDAGFYQNLKGKTLSEAITTHNKNFQQGGEYWAWRYLKSFAEERHVNYSRHISKPGLSRKSCRRLSPYLAYGNISMRMDYHYTNQFYQGSPNQKAMLNFVSRLHWHCHFMQKFESDCRIEFENIDPSFDVLIKPKIENYIKAWQKGQTGIPIVDACMRCLTATGFINFRMRALVVSFFVFNLWQDWRQLHFLALQFLDYEPGIHYPQLQMQAGVTETGTIRIYNPIKNSDQHDSEGIFIKKWIPELANIPPLLIHEPWKLGSIDQQLYECEIGKDYPFPIVDIEETRKYASDAICSIRKKQENIL; encoded by the coding sequence ATGTGGTTCAAGCGTGATCTTCGTTCTACAGATCATGAGCCCCTTTTTATGGCGCAGCAGGAGAATATCCCGCTGCTTTTGCTTTATTTCTTTGAGCCTTCAATAATGACACGTAACGATTCAAATGTGCGCCACTGGAGGTTTGCGTATGAATGCTTAAAAGAAATGCAGTCTAAACTAAAATCAATTGGGGCGCATATCTATTATTTTCATAATGAAGTGCAGCCCGTTTTTGAGCAGTTTTGCCGTATTTACGAAGTTCAAACAGTCTTTTCGCATCAGGAAATTGGCACTAAAATCACATTTGACCGCGATATAGCCATGCAGTCCTTTTTTGACATCCAAAGCATTTTGTGGAAACAATCCCAGCTGCATGGCGTAATTAGAAAACTCAAATCAAGACAGGGCTGGGATGAGCGCTGGGAAAAGGTAATGCGGGCTGACCCAAAAATGATCGACCTGAATACTTTTAAATTTGAAGATTTAGATGCAGGTTTTTATCAAAACCTAAAGGGAAAAACACTTTCCGAAGCTATTACAACTCATAATAAAAACTTCCAGCAGGGCGGTGAATACTGGGCGTGGCGTTATTTAAAAAGTTTTGCCGAGGAAAGACACGTTAATTACAGCAGGCATATTTCCAAACCCGGTCTGAGCCGAAAAAGCTGCCGCAGGCTCTCGCCTTATCTGGCCTACGGAAATATCAGCATGCGGATGGACTATCACTATACCAATCAGTTTTATCAAGGTTCACCCAACCAGAAAGCCATGCTTAACTTTGTTTCCAGACTGCATTGGCACTGTCATTTTATGCAGAAATTTGAAAGCGACTGCCGTATTGAATTTGAAAACATAGACCCGAGCTTTGATGTACTGATAAAACCTAAAATTGAAAATTACATTAAAGCCTGGCAGAAAGGGCAAACAGGCATTCCCATTGTCGATGCCTGTATGAGGTGCTTAACTGCAACGGGATTTATCAATTTTAGAATGCGAGCCTTGGTAGTGTCCTTTTTTGTTTTTAATCTCTGGCAGGACTGGCGCCAGCTTCATTTTTTAGCGCTGCAATTTCTGGATTATGAACCGGGAATCCATTATCCGCAGCTGCAGATGCAGGCGGGCGTGACCGAAACGGGAACTATTAGAATCTATAATCCCATTAAAAACTCTGATCAGCATGACAGTGAAGGGATTTTTATTAAAAAATGGATTCCCGAACTCGCTAATATCCCTCCCCTCTTAATTCATGAGCCCTGGAAGTTAGGTTCGATTGATCAGCAGCTCTACGAATGTGAAATTGGAAAGGATTATCCGTTTCCGATTGTGGATATTGAAGAAACCAGAAAATATGCCAGTGATGCTATCTGTAGTATCCGAAAAAAACAAGAAAATATTCTCTAG
- a CDS encoding flavin reductase family protein produces the protein MLESRKIAHLINSIGGFKSVSLIGTKSHSRNTNVSIFSSVFHIGANPALIDVIFRPSPPQRDTLSNILESGFYTLNHINESIYKKAHQTSARYDAAVSEFDAVSLTPEFKNGFQAPFVQESLIQMRIELKEKIDISINNTTMIIGEIVQIYIPEDCVSPDGFVDLEKANTITCSGLDSYHKTIQLARLSYAKPDKEITSLL, from the coding sequence ATGCTGGAAAGCCGCAAAATAGCTCATCTGATCAATAGTATTGGCGGCTTTAAAAGTGTTTCGCTTATTGGAACCAAAAGCCATTCAAGAAATACGAACGTATCTATTTTTAGTTCTGTATTTCATATCGGAGCCAATCCTGCATTGATCGATGTAATTTTCAGGCCTAGTCCGCCGCAGCGCGATACTTTAAGCAATATTCTAGAATCCGGTTTTTATACCCTAAACCATATCAATGAATCGATTTATAAAAAAGCGCACCAGACTTCCGCGCGCTATGATGCCGCTGTATCTGAATTTGATGCAGTGAGCCTCACCCCTGAATTTAAAAACGGCTTTCAGGCTCCTTTTGTACAGGAAAGCCTGATTCAGATGCGAATTGAACTTAAAGAGAAAATTGATATTTCGATTAACAATACCACTATGATTATCGGCGAAATTGTTCAAATCTATATTCCTGAAGACTGCGTATCTCCAGATGGATTTGTTGATCTTGAAAAAGCCAATACCATTACCTGTTCGGGTCTGGACAGTTATCATAAAACCATACAGCTCGCCCGGCTATCTTATGCAAAACCCGATAAGGAAATTACATCATTGCTTTAA
- a CDS encoding TIGR03643 family protein has protein sequence MNTKQSSFSALELDRIIEMAWEDRTTFDAIKFQFHLSEADVKALMKKELKFSSYKLWRKRVENCRTKHAAKRPSEIDRFKCSRQRVISNNKISKRR, from the coding sequence ATGAATACAAAACAAAGCAGCTTTTCTGCCCTTGAACTGGACCGCATTATAGAAATGGCATGGGAAGACAGAACCACCTTTGATGCCATAAAGTTTCAGTTTCATTTATCTGAGGCCGATGTAAAGGCTTTGATGAAAAAAGAACTGAAATTCAGCAGTTATAAATTATGGCGCAAACGCGTGGAGAACTGCAGAACCAAGCATGCAGCGAAGCGTCCTTCTGAAATCGACCGTTTTAAATGCAGCAGACAGCGCGTGATTTCCAACAATAAAATTTCAAAACGAAGATGA
- a CDS encoding SDR family NAD(P)-dependent oxidoreductase, translated as MEKIVVIGGSRGIGSAVVLQQLENRQVYNISRTAPEIFHPNLIHYGADVLHDDLPEIESIDALIYCPGSINLKPILSLGADDFRNDFEINVIGAVKAIQHYLPALKKGTNPSIVLFSTVAVKLGMPFHASIAAAKGGVEGLVKSLGAELAPKVRINAIAPTITETSLSASILRNERMKENMIERHPLKNYLKPREVAQMADYLISKAAGSISGQIFQMDYGLVSFKM; from the coding sequence ATGGAAAAAATAGTAGTTATTGGGGGCAGCAGGGGAATTGGCAGCGCCGTAGTGCTGCAGCAATTAGAAAACAGGCAGGTTTATAATATCAGCAGGACTGCTCCTGAGATTTTCCATCCCAATTTAATCCATTATGGGGCTGATGTTCTGCATGATGATCTTCCGGAAATTGAAAGTATTGATGCCCTTATCTATTGTCCGGGATCGATAAACCTCAAACCTATTTTAAGTCTGGGTGCTGATGATTTCAGAAATGATTTTGAAATTAATGTTATTGGCGCTGTAAAAGCCATTCAGCATTATCTGCCGGCTTTAAAAAAAGGAACTAATCCGTCGATTGTGCTTTTCAGCACCGTAGCGGTAAAACTCGGAATGCCTTTTCATGCCAGTATTGCAGCTGCAAAAGGCGGGGTAGAGGGGCTTGTAAAATCGTTAGGGGCAGAACTGGCTCCCAAAGTCCGCATCAATGCCATTGCGCCTACGATCACCGAAACTTCGTTGTCAGCTTCGATCCTCAGAAATGAGCGCATGAAAGAAAATATGATAGAGCGCCATCCGCTTAAAAATTATTTAAAACCCCGCGAAGTGGCGCAGATGGCAGATTATCTTATCTCTAAAGCGGCAGGATCAATTTCGGGCCAGATTTTTCAAATGGATTATGGTCTGGTCAGTTTTAAAATGTAA
- a CDS encoding SDR family oxidoreductase produces MKILLTGATGYIGKRLLPLLLDQGHEVICCVRDKSRFYYPKRDTKNIHLLEVDFLDAKSVEKIPDDIDAAYYLIHSMSGAVNYDELESISARYFKEKIDRTAAKQIIYLSGIVNDKSLSKHLSSRKAVEEILKNGKTPTTTLRAGIIVGSGSASFEIIRDLVNKLPVMITPKWLNTKCQPIAIGDVLEFLIRSLLNPKTYNESFDIGGPDILTYKEMLLGFARAKKLKRYIYTLPVMTPKLSSYWLYFITSTSFKLASALVSSMKVEVVCSDSRINDLLSVKPMNYEMALQRALTKINEDAVASSWKDSQISGQFKGSVAYYLKVPKKDCFIDRRKRKIIDRDAVISKIWSIGGETGWYYADWLWSLRGFMDKIAGGVGARRGRTSRHEIHAGDALDFWRVVYADKKEGKLILYAEMKLPGEAWLEFKIINNKLYQAATFRPKGILGRLYWYSVLPFHGFIFNGMINELTR; encoded by the coding sequence ATGAAAATTCTACTCACAGGCGCAACAGGATATATTGGTAAGAGGCTGTTGCCTTTACTGCTGGATCAGGGACATGAAGTAATCTGCTGTGTGAGGGATAAGAGCAGGTTTTATTATCCCAAAAGAGATACAAAAAACATCCATCTTCTTGAAGTTGATTTTTTAGATGCAAAAAGCGTGGAAAAAATCCCTGATGATATCGATGCGGCCTATTATCTGATTCATTCCATGTCAGGGGCGGTTAACTATGATGAGCTGGAAAGTATTTCGGCTCGTTATTTCAAGGAGAAAATAGACAGAACAGCCGCAAAACAGATTATTTATTTAAGCGGAATTGTAAACGATAAATCATTATCCAAACATTTATCATCCAGAAAAGCAGTAGAGGAAATTTTAAAGAATGGAAAAACCCCGACCACTACACTAAGGGCTGGGATTATTGTGGGATCCGGGAGTGCTTCTTTTGAAATTATACGTGATCTGGTTAATAAACTCCCCGTGATGATTACTCCAAAATGGCTCAATACCAAATGCCAGCCTATTGCTATTGGGGATGTTTTAGAGTTTTTAATCCGCTCACTGCTAAACCCTAAAACCTATAATGAAAGTTTTGATATCGGCGGTCCCGATATTCTGACCTATAAAGAAATGCTCCTGGGGTTTGCCCGGGCAAAAAAACTAAAAAGATATATTTATACACTGCCGGTCATGACGCCAAAATTGTCATCGTACTGGCTTTATTTTATTACTTCAACTTCTTTTAAACTGGCTTCGGCATTAGTAAGCAGTATGAAAGTAGAAGTCGTTTGCAGTGACAGCAGGATTAATGATTTATTAAGTGTTAAGCCAATGAATTACGAGATGGCGCTGCAGAGGGCACTCACAAAGATTAACGAAGATGCAGTGGCTTCGAGCTGGAAAGATTCACAGATCAGCGGACAGTTTAAAGGAAGTGTGGCTTATTATCTAAAGGTTCCTAAAAAAGACTGCTTTATTGACAGAAGAAAAAGAAAAATCATTGACAGGGATGCTGTGATATCTAAAATATGGTCTATCGGCGGGGAAACCGGATGGTATTACGCAGACTGGCTCTGGAGCCTGCGCGGCTTTATGGATAAGATTGCCGGAGGTGTGGGAGCAAGAAGGGGAAGAACCAGTAGACATGAAATTCATGCAGGAGATGCACTCGATTTCTGGCGTGTGGTATATGCTGACAAGAAAGAAGGAAAATTAATTTTATATGCCGAGATGAAACTGCCCGGAGAAGCGTGGCTTGAATTTAAAATTATTAATAATAAATTGTACCAGGCCGCGACTTTTAGACCTAAGGGAATATTGGGCAGGCTGTACTGGTATTCAGTGCTGCCTTTTCATGGTTTTATTTTCAATGGAATGATTAATGAATTAACACGTTAG
- a CDS encoding NAD(P)-binding domain-containing protein, which produces MKIGIIGIGSLTLKLAIRSARAGYKITLHNPQGNSLIRESVKTMGATAALGTLEQAAAADIILLFLPKDDLESVLPNLPDMSGKIIVHTSSLIFDPGSLLSGITHGMTYRITVCLIPEAHIVKLFTPVSLKPAVKTTAHTNRQELFFISSHKASGNGIRNFLKTLDFLPIDLTGRLKVQNTAMNLKSISAPPAGPFADQLN; this is translated from the coding sequence ATGAAAATTGGAATCATAGGAATCGGCAGCCTTACCCTTAAGCTGGCCATCCGCTCTGCCAGGGCAGGATATAAAATAACCCTGCACAATCCCCAGGGTAACAGCCTTATAAGGGAATCGGTTAAAACAATGGGCGCAACTGCGGCCCTTGGCACCCTTGAGCAGGCCGCGGCGGCAGACATTATACTTTTGTTCCTTCCAAAGGATGATCTGGAGTCTGTACTGCCAAACCTGCCTGATATGTCAGGGAAAATAATCGTACATACCAGCAGCCTGATCTTTGATCCCGGCTCGCTTTTATCGGGCATCACCCATGGTATGACCTACAGGATTACCGTCTGTTTAATTCCTGAGGCGCATATCGTAAAACTCTTTACCCCGGTGAGCCTAAAACCAGCAGTTAAAACCACAGCCCATACAAACAGGCAGGAGCTGTTTTTCATATCTAGTCATAAAGCTTCGGGAAATGGTATCCGGAATTTTCTTAAAACACTGGACTTTCTGCCCATTGACCTTACCGGTAGACTGAAGGTCCAAAATACAGCAATGAACTTAAAATCCATATCAGCGCCCCCGGCCGGCCCTTTTGCTGATCAACTGAATTAA
- a CDS encoding IS6 family transposase encodes MNTKGHCYPKYIILQAVYFKLRFTLSYRDVEELMKIRGVIVDHATIQRWVYKFTPLIESEMKKIKGRVGASWRLDETYIKVKGIWCYLYRAVDKLGNTVDFLLTRKRQRMSAQSFLIKAIDNNYRLRVIKIDKSSSNIAAIKVYNKRSFSKIKIRQCKYLNNIVEQDHRFIKWRIQNGLGFKSFESAKRTLSGIEVVNMLRKNQMVKPGKSMFKSFCKLAG; translated from the coding sequence ATGAATACTAAAGGTCATTGTTATCCAAAATACATAATTCTTCAGGCAGTATATTTCAAGCTAAGATTTACACTTAGTTACCGGGATGTTGAAGAACTAATGAAGATTAGAGGAGTCATTGTGGATCATGCCACGATCCAGCGCTGGGTTTATAAGTTTACACCTTTGATTGAGTCAGAGATGAAGAAGATAAAAGGCAGAGTGGGAGCGAGTTGGAGATTGGATGAGACATATATCAAAGTAAAAGGTATATGGTGTTATTTATATCGAGCAGTAGATAAATTAGGTAATACGGTTGACTTTCTTTTGACTAGAAAAAGACAAAGAATGAGTGCTCAGTCATTTCTAATTAAAGCAATTGATAATAATTACCGGCTAAGAGTCATAAAAATTGATAAAAGTAGTTCTAATATCGCAGCGATCAAAGTATATAACAAACGTTCATTCTCAAAGATTAAAATCCGGCAGTGTAAATATCTCAACAATATTGTAGAACAGGATCATCGTTTTATAAAGTGGCGTATACAAAATGGATTAGGTTTCAAAAGTTTTGAATCGGCCAAAAGAACATTGAGCGGAATTGAAGTTGTGAATATGCTTAGAAAAAATCAGATGGTCAAACCAGGGAAATCTATGTTTAAATCATTCTGCAAACTGGCGGGCTAA
- a CDS encoding DNA alkylation repair protein — MNEIKRKGARSAKDIPTDILAQLNSGEIETSNLMEWLAVDQRLLLENLLAENQRMNYLKPVLSKIDQLKKQTINTINEAIGTGILEQAIKNNDSDFLTTLSLHKADLVRCWAAYTIGKNENLNINETLNQIKPFSTDKHFGVREICWLAVRAKVAQNLTKSIEILSKWTTNQDENIRRFTTETTRPRGVWCEHIEELKQNPKLALPILEPLKSDSAKYVQDSVGNWLNDASKTQPDFVKELCKRWEKESGTKQTRYIVKKALRTVN, encoded by the coding sequence ATGAACGAGATAAAAAGAAAAGGAGCAAGAAGTGCAAAGGATATTCCGACAGATATTTTAGCACAGCTAAATAGTGGTGAAATTGAAACTTCCAACCTTATGGAATGGTTAGCAGTTGACCAGCGGCTTTTATTGGAAAATTTACTTGCAGAAAATCAAAGAATGAATTATTTAAAACCCGTTCTGTCTAAAATCGACCAACTGAAAAAGCAGACTATAAACACCATAAACGAAGCTATCGGAACAGGGATTCTTGAGCAGGCAATAAAGAATAATGATAGCGATTTCTTAACGACATTATCTCTTCACAAAGCCGATTTAGTTCGTTGCTGGGCAGCTTATACCATTGGCAAAAATGAAAATCTAAACATAAACGAAACGCTTAATCAAATTAAGCCTTTTTCAACCGATAAACATTTTGGAGTAAGGGAAATCTGCTGGCTGGCTGTAAGAGCGAAAGTCGCTCAAAATCTTACCAAAAGCATTGAAATACTTTCCAAATGGACGACAAACCAAGATGAAAATATCAGACGCTTTACCACAGAGACAACACGGCCTCGCGGCGTTTGGTGCGAACATATCGAAGAACTAAAACAAAATCCCAAATTGGCTTTGCCAATTTTAGAACCTCTAAAATCCGATTCAGCAAAATATGTACAAGACAGTGTTGGAAATTGGTTAAATGATGCAAGTAAAACACAGCCCGATTTTGTAAAGGAGCTTTGTAAACGTTGGGAAAAAGAAAGCGGTACAAAACAAACAAGGTACATTGTCAAAAAGGCATTGAGAACGGTCAATTAG
- a CDS encoding peroxiredoxin-like family protein encodes MKNLAQQIEELNENLGHQLPREALDAFGKSIQDLRARNMEGNSIQTGDMFPDFKLPNTNDETVQLKEILKKGKVIAAFFRGSWCPYCSLELKALQDSLKQITDRKATLVAISPQKLDYSQELKSNYNLDFELLTDKNNALAKQLGISFGLQDYIVPTYRGLGIDLSEYNENGNSELPIPAVFVVDTNGSVRYKFADANYMNRIDIQELIKQL; translated from the coding sequence ATGAAAAATTTAGCACAGCAGATTGAAGAACTGAATGAAAATTTAGGGCATCAGCTTCCCAGAGAAGCCTTAGATGCATTCGGCAAATCCATTCAGGATTTGAGAGCCAGGAACATGGAAGGAAACAGCATCCAAACAGGCGATATGTTTCCCGATTTCAAACTGCCAAATACAAATGATGAAACGGTGCAGTTAAAAGAAATTCTAAAAAAGGGAAAAGTGATTGCAGCTTTTTTTCGTGGCAGCTGGTGCCCTTATTGCAGCCTTGAATTAAAAGCACTGCAAGACAGCCTAAAACAGATTACCGACAGAAAAGCAACCCTTGTGGCAATCTCACCGCAAAAGCTCGATTATAGCCAAGAATTAAAGAGCAATTACAATTTGGATTTTGAATTATTGACCGATAAAAACAATGCTTTGGCTAAACAGCTTGGCATTTCATTCGGGCTTCAGGACTATATCGTTCCCACTTACAGAGGTTTAGGCATTGACCTGTCGGAATACAACGAAAACGGCAACAGCGAATTGCCTATACCTGCCGTTTTTGTAGTAGATACAAATGGCAGCGTTAGGTACAAATTTGCTGATGCCAATTATATGAACAGGATAGATATTCAGGAATTGATTAAACAATTATGA
- a CDS encoding winged helix-turn-helix transcriptional regulator: MKTKQRAIVEKICPLEFAVNAISGKWKIPIVWRINEGEKRPSEMLRGIAKVDRRVLNQHLKELEQDGILSKKIFNELPPRVEYSLTPLGEKLADVLWKLNDWGEILLSEKPVLANSYSGV, from the coding sequence ATGAAAACAAAGCAACGAGCGATAGTAGAAAAAATTTGCCCATTGGAATTTGCTGTTAATGCTATTAGCGGAAAATGGAAAATCCCGATTGTGTGGCGTATAAACGAAGGCGAAAAACGTCCGAGCGAAATGCTTCGCGGCATTGCAAAAGTGGATAGGCGTGTGTTGAACCAGCATCTGAAAGAATTGGAACAGGACGGAATTTTAAGCAAAAAAATCTTCAATGAATTACCGCCCCGCGTTGAGTATTCGCTTACACCGCTGGGCGAGAAATTGGCAGATGTACTTTGGAAATTGAACGATTGGGGCGAAATCCTTTTGTCTGAAAAGCCTGTATTAGCTAATTCATATAGTGGTGTGTAA
- a CDS encoding helix-turn-helix domain-containing protein, producing MKRIFSKHSINVFELELTDWPYGQHTHNFCELILVRKGHGLHKINDTIFTYNRGDIFLLTPEDSHQLEIKDPTILLYIKFTEQIFNDKQSWIKSGWFETNSRFLFRSNMTAGSLIKNRQDTKKIFFLSKMLLEEYKSPKLHSRELTLEFFGAIIVIVLRHLTEHSTKKTFAEKERDKVNDVLAYIRLNINTEKKLTLATIAAEFNISANYVGEYLKNHTGNGFKKIIMETRLERATVLLKQSTLSISEIAEKTGFTDASHMNKTFQKYKEINPSELRFKKI from the coding sequence ATGAAAAGAATATTCAGCAAACACTCCATAAATGTATTTGAATTAGAATTAACAGATTGGCCGTATGGTCAGCACACCCACAACTTTTGTGAATTGATATTAGTTAGAAAAGGGCATGGACTGCATAAAATTAACGATACAATATTTACTTACAATAGAGGGGACATCTTCCTGTTAACTCCCGAAGATTCTCATCAACTAGAGATAAAAGATCCTACAATTTTACTATACATTAAATTTACTGAGCAGATATTCAATGACAAGCAAAGCTGGATTAAATCAGGCTGGTTTGAAACCAACAGCCGTTTCCTCTTTCGTTCAAATATGACCGCAGGAAGCCTAATAAAAAACAGACAGGATACTAAAAAAATATTTTTTCTCTCAAAAATGCTTTTAGAAGAATATAAATCTCCTAAGCTGCATTCTAGAGAATTAACATTAGAGTTTTTTGGTGCTATCATAGTTATTGTCTTGCGGCATCTCACCGAGCACTCTACAAAAAAAACTTTTGCCGAAAAGGAAAGAGATAAAGTAAATGACGTTTTGGCTTACATAAGATTGAATATAAACACAGAAAAAAAATTAACACTTGCAACAATAGCAGCAGAGTTTAATATATCTGCAAACTATGTAGGCGAATATCTTAAAAACCATACAGGGAATGGCTTCAAAAAGATTATAATGGAAACAAGACTGGAGCGCGCCACAGTGCTTTTAAAACAAAGTACACTGAGTATTTCTGAAATTGCAGAGAAAACCGGCTTTACAGACGCAAGCCATATGAACAAAACATTTCAAAAGTATAAAGAAATAAATCCTTCAGAACTTCGATTTAAGAAAATCTAG
- a CDS encoding alkene reductase, whose translation MKYPNLFSGYNLKGLNLKNRFLMAPMTRSRSDEQGDVPNDLMAEYYSQRTSAGLIISEATQISLQGKGYARTPGIYAKEQIEGWKKITSAVHAKESKIFLQLWHVGRVSSAKVNGLQPAGPSDLTAKDTSVYIFDGAPNGDATFVPVEEPRKMTHSDIKQTIEDFAQGAKNAIEAGFDGVEIHGANGYLIDQFLRNNSNVRTDQYGGTIENRIRFLLEITEAVVSEVGKDKVGVRVSPFIKFKDMDDPQILDTIMTAADRLNDLGIAYLHLSEADWGDAPEIPRDFRIKLRKTFSNTIIATGNKTPETAEQLLESNLVDIVGFGRSFLANPDYPNRVLIGASLNQITDNHTLFGGGDKRGYTDYPFM comes from the coding sequence ATGAAATATCCTAATTTATTCAGTGGTTACAATTTAAAAGGACTTAACTTAAAAAATAGGTTCTTAATGGCTCCTATGACAAGGAGCCGAAGTGATGAGCAAGGAGATGTGCCAAATGATTTAATGGCTGAGTATTACAGCCAGAGGACTTCAGCTGGGCTTATAATCTCTGAGGCCACACAAATTAGTCTTCAAGGGAAAGGCTATGCTCGTACGCCAGGTATTTATGCTAAAGAGCAAATAGAAGGATGGAAAAAAATTACATCTGCGGTACATGCAAAAGAGAGTAAGATATTTCTTCAGCTGTGGCATGTCGGCCGAGTTTCTTCCGCTAAAGTAAATGGACTACAGCCCGCAGGTCCATCAGATCTTACAGCAAAGGATACATCAGTGTATATCTTTGATGGTGCTCCAAATGGGGATGCAACTTTCGTTCCTGTCGAAGAACCTAGAAAAATGACACATTCTGATATTAAGCAAACAATTGAAGATTTTGCTCAAGGTGCTAAAAATGCAATTGAAGCAGGATTTGATGGTGTAGAAATTCACGGAGCAAATGGATATCTTATAGACCAGTTTTTAAGAAACAATTCAAACGTCCGTACCGATCAATATGGGGGTACTATTGAAAACCGGATACGATTCCTATTAGAAATAACTGAAGCAGTTGTCTCTGAAGTAGGCAAAGACAAAGTTGGTGTAAGAGTATCGCCATTTATCAAATTTAAAGATATGGATGATCCACAGATATTAGATACTATTATGACTGCAGCAGATAGACTCAACGATCTTGGAATAGCCTATCTACATCTTTCAGAAGCTGATTGGGGCGATGCGCCTGAAATTCCAAGGGATTTTAGAATAAAGTTAAGAAAGACTTTTAGTAATACTATTATCGCAACAGGAAACAAAACACCAGAAACAGCGGAACAGCTGCTGGAATCAAATCTTGTAGATATTGTCGGATTCGGACGAAGCTTCCTTGCCAATCCAGATTATCCAAACCGCGTACTAATTGGAGCGTCATTGAATCAAATAACTGATAATCATACACTTTTTGGAGGTGGAGATAAACGTGGTTATACGGATTACCCATTTATGTAA
- a CDS encoding DoxX family membrane protein yields the protein MDKIVYILLRLGVGISMFGHGLVRLLKLNSFSNWLVIEFKKSVLPEFIVIPFSYALPFAEFLVGLLLLMGLFTRTALLTGAIIILLLLFGTSMIENWEAIPSQLIHLAFFCILLQYFEVNTLTLNKLFQKSKKYDQ from the coding sequence ATGGACAAAATAGTTTATATATTATTACGACTTGGTGTCGGGATAAGCATGTTTGGGCATGGTTTAGTCAGGCTCCTTAAATTAAATTCTTTCAGTAACTGGCTGGTAATAGAATTTAAGAAATCTGTCCTGCCTGAATTTATAGTAATTCCTTTTAGTTATGCTCTTCCTTTTGCAGAGTTTTTAGTTGGGCTATTGCTTTTGATGGGTCTTTTCACAAGGACAGCTTTGCTCACAGGTGCAATAATTATTTTATTATTACTGTTTGGAACATCGATGATAGAAAATTGGGAAGCTATTCCGTCACAATTAATTCATTTGGCTTTTTTCTGTATACTGTTACAATATTTTGAAGTAAATACACTTACACTGAATAAACTTTTTCAAAAAAGTAAAAAATATGATCAATAG